A single region of the Brienomyrus brachyistius isolate T26 chromosome 10, BBRACH_0.4, whole genome shotgun sequence genome encodes:
- the LOC125750628 gene encoding LOW QUALITY PROTEIN: hatching enzyme 1.2-like (The sequence of the model RefSeq protein was modified relative to this genomic sequence to represent the inferred CDS: substituted 1 base at 1 genomic stop codon): MDHKRVFTVLTLLFSLSKAYPVTVSPXSINSRSVSASLMYPDNVDLTRRILEANNASSQMLVEGDLLITNTKNAMICYMNVCLWPKSANGLVQVPYVISSAFSSSDIQVIQSAINTFNSKTCIRFIPWTSQSDYLSIENLYGCYSSIGKIGGKQVVSLMESSCLIGGIVQHELNHALGFYHEHVRSDRDRHVRINWKYVDPNETFNFDKQNTTNEMTAYDYGSVMHYARTAFTIQPGMDTITPIPDETVQIGQRNGLSQSDILRINKLYGCCE; this comes from the exons ATGGACCACAAACGTGTTTTCACCGTCCTGACACTGCTATTCAGTCTCTCAAAGGCATACCCTGTGACGGTAAGTCCTTAATCAATCAACAGTCGCTcagtttctgcatcactcatgtATCCGGA TAACGTGGACTTAACCAGGAGGATTCTGGAGGCAAACAACG CATCCAGTCAGATGCTGGTGGAAGGAGACCTGCTCATCACAAACACCAAGAACGCCATGATTTGCTATATGAACGTCTGCTTGTGGCCGAAATCTGCAAATGGACTCGTTCAAGTGCCTTACGTGATCAGCAGTGCTTTTT CCTCCTCTGATATACAGGTGATACAATCTGCTATAAATACATTCAACTCTAAAACCTGCATTCGATTCATCCCTTGGACGTCTCAGTCAGACTACCTCAGCATCGAGAACTTGTATGG ATGTTATTCCTCTATTGGTAAAATTGGAGGCAAGCAGGTGGTCTCTCTCATGGAGAGCAGCTGCCTTATTGGTGGAATTGTTCAGCACGAGCTTAACCACGCTCTGGGTTTCTATCACGAGCACGTGAGAAGTGACCGTGACCGGCACGTCAGGATCAACTGGAAATACGTTGACCCAA ATGAGACCTTCAACTTTgataaacaaaacaccactaatGAAATGACTGCATATGACTACGGCTCTGTCATGCATTATGCAAG GACTGCTTTCACAATTCAGCCCGGAATGGATACTATCACTCCAATCCCAGATGAAACTGTGCAAATTGGACAGAGGAATGGACTGTCTCAGTCTGATATTCTGAGGATCAACAAGCTCTATGGCTGCTGTGAGTAG